From Mucilaginibacter rubeus, a single genomic window includes:
- a CDS encoding CcmD family protein — protein sequence MKKLTLLLLLLTFCTAVFAQQGQQVEMADALRQSGKIYVVVVTISIIFVGLALYLFSIDRRLKKVENEK from the coding sequence TAACGCTTTTATTGTTACTGCTTACGTTTTGTACCGCTGTTTTTGCACAGCAGGGGCAGCAAGTTGAAATGGCAGATGCCTTGCGCCAGTCGGGAAAAATTTACGTAGTTGTGGTAACTATTTCCATAATTTTTGTTGGTTTGGCCCTTTACCTGTTTTCGATAGACCGCAGATTAAAAAAAGTCGAAAACGA